One genomic segment of Bacteroidales bacterium includes these proteins:
- a CDS encoding C69 family dipeptidase translates to MKKYYIVLLFFTSHFIINAQTADKSDWEGGYPEACTSITVGKMATFDGSVMTSHTDDSHRTRSWVNIVPPKKHKAGEVSKMYKRVQDNTKAMPAYAHNEIGSIPQLSKTNGFINTAYPSMNDKQLAMGESTFGGRDELQSDAGLIDCQRLCLLLLERTETAREAIELSGELLEKYGWNDYGECLTISDPKEVWHLEIVGPGAGKVGAVWAAQRVPDNHISVNANASTIKEIDLENPDYFMASKNIFEVAKEMGYWNPEKETFRFNYAYAPHSRTSIASRRREWRVFDLAAHSLGLDPNASDYPFSVKPDTLITLEKMVSMFQDYYEGTEFDMRKSLTVADENGKMIISPLANPHMPYDALKLHRINGGWGALGERTIARWYTMYGTIIQCRDWLPDMIGGVEWLAMDNISTSIYIPVYAGTTDLPESYKTPGRNGFTYKSAWWAFNRTGTLAAQRWGDMHKDVDAVFGPMQKEVFENTSEFEKEVLELYRKSPKKAQEKLTGYTIHWGNKVVDAAWQLGNDLWTKYDEKF, encoded by the coding sequence TACTTCTATTACGGTTGGTAAAATGGCTACTTTCGACGGCTCGGTAATGACTTCTCATACAGATGATAGTCATCGTACGCGCTCTTGGGTTAATATTGTTCCGCCTAAAAAACATAAGGCAGGGGAAGTTTCTAAGATGTATAAACGTGTTCAAGATAATACTAAAGCAATGCCTGCTTATGCTCATAACGAAATAGGCAGTATACCACAATTGAGCAAAACTAACGGGTTTATCAATACAGCTTATCCAAGCATGAATGATAAACAATTAGCTATGGGAGAAAGCACTTTCGGCGGTCGCGATGAATTGCAAAGTGATGCCGGTTTAATCGATTGTCAGCGTTTATGTTTGCTGTTGCTTGAGCGAACAGAAACGGCAAGAGAAGCTATTGAGCTTTCGGGTGAGTTATTAGAAAAATATGGCTGGAACGATTATGGCGAATGTCTTACTATTTCCGATCCGAAAGAAGTATGGCATCTGGAAATTGTTGGTCCCGGCGCAGGAAAAGTAGGAGCTGTCTGGGCTGCTCAACGCGTTCCGGATAATCATATTTCGGTAAATGCTAATGCGAGTACGATTAAGGAAATAGATTTGGAAAATCCCGACTATTTTATGGCTTCAAAAAATATATTTGAAGTAGCAAAGGAGATGGGATATTGGAATCCTGAAAAAGAAACATTCCGTTTTAATTACGCATATGCACCACATAGTCGTACTTCAATAGCCTCAAGGCGAAGAGAATGGCGCGTTTTTGATTTGGCTGCTCATAGTTTAGGATTAGATCCAAATGCTTCCGATTATCCTTTTTCTGTAAAGCCGGATACATTGATAACTCTTGAAAAAATGGTTAGTATGTTTCAGGATTATTATGAAGGTACCGAATTTGATATGCGTAAAAGTTTAACGGTAGCTGATGAAAATGGTAAAATGATTATATCGCCTTTGGCAAATCCACATATGCCTTATGATGCTCTTAAATTACATCGTATTAATGGAGGTTGGGGAGCTTTAGGCGAACGAACTATTGCTCGTTGGTATACAATGTATGGCACTATTATTCAATGTCGCGATTGGTTGCCTGATATGATAGGTGGAGTAGAATGGTTGGCAATGGATAATATATCCACATCAATTTATATTCCGGTATACGCAGGAACGACAGATTTACCCGAATCGTATAAAACCCCAGGTCGTAATGGCTTTACGTATAAATCGGCTTGGTGGGCTTTTAATCGCACGGGTACTTTAGCAGCACAGCGTTGGGGTGATATGCACAAAGATGTTGATGCTGTTTTTGGTCCAATGCAAAAAGAAGTTTTTGAAAATACTTCCGAATTTGAAAAGGAAGTATTAGAATTGTATAGGAAAAGTCCTAAGAAAGCACAAGAAAAATTAACGGGATATACCATTCACTGGGGAAATAAAGTTGTTGATGCAGCTTGGCAATTAGGTAATGATTTATGGACTAAATACGATGAAAAATTTTAA